CAGCTATCTATTTTGTTTCATATGATGCATTAACAAAACCTATTAGGGGGAGAACAATGTTAATACATGTAGTGCGTGCTGGTGAAACATTATGGCACATTGCAAACCGTTATGCTGTGCCACTGCAAGCGATTATTCAATTAAATGCGTTATCTAACCCAAATCAATTAATAATCGGACAATCACTCGTGATTCCTTCTGCTTACACAACGCATATCGTCAAAAAAGGGGACACATTATCGACGATTGCCAAACAATATAACGTATCCATGCAAACAATTATTCATATGAATCACCTTACGAATCCAGATGTTTTAACACCTGGAACAAAACTGATTATTCCTCCCATTACACATACTGTACAAGCTGGCGAAACATTATCACAAATCGCTAGCCACTATGGTACAACCGTTCAAGCGATTGTAGAAGAAAATAGCATGACAAATCCAAATATGATTTTTGTCGGTTCACAGTTAGTTATTCCTAGAGCCAAGCCTTCCATTGAAGTAAATGCCTATACGTATCAACCGCCTGAAGAAGCTGTTCAGTCATTACATGCAATCGGTCATCTTCTCACTTTTTTTAGCCCGTTTGCTTATATGATAGAGGAAGACGGTACATTACAACCGATTAATGACCAGGCAATGATTGACGCAGCACAATCGCAAAACATCCTACCAATGCTAACTATTACAAATTTTACATCTACAGAAAGCGGCTCCAACTTAGCCCATATTATTTTATCTAACGAACCGTTACGTGAAAAAGTGGTGGATAATCTATTACATGTGATGCAGGATAAAGGCTATAAAGTGTTAAACATAGACTTTGAAAACGTCCTTCCAACAGACCGAGAACAGTACAACCAATTCCTTCAATTAGCCGTTGATCGTCTACACCCACAAGGTTATTTAGTATCAACTGCACTTGCTCCAAAAACAAGACCTTCTTCAGCAGGGTCAACATATGAAGCATATGATTATGAGGCGCATGGCAAAATTGTGGATTTTGTTGTGTTAATGACCTATGAATGGGGCTATCGCCTTGGACCTCCACAGGCCATCTCGCCCATCAATGAAATGAAGAAAGTTGTAGAATACGCTCTAACAATAATTCCCGCTAATAAAATTTTTTTAGGCTTTCAAATTTATGCACGGGATTGGCTAGTTCCTCATGTCAAAGGGCAAGAAGCGGAAACCTTTAGCCCGCAAGAAGCCATTACAAGAGCCAAACAGTTCAGCGCTACAATTCAATATGATCGCACTACACAATCACCATTTTTCCGCTACGTTGACAAGCAAGGAAGAAATCATGAGGTTTGGTTTGAAGACGCCAGAAGCGCTCAAGCTAAATTCGACCTACTCAAGCAGTATCATCTTCGTGGTGTGAGCTATTGGGCTTTAGGTTTTCCGTTCCCTCAAAATTGGGCGCTATTAGAAAATGATTTCTCTATAAAAAAATAAGGACTACTACTAGAATTTCCCGAAACGCCTATCTTTCATAAGCTTTTATTAATCTAGGCCAAACCTTTTGACATCCTTTCATGAATTTCTTATGT
This DNA window, taken from Lysinibacillus sp. FSL M8-0337, encodes the following:
- a CDS encoding LysM peptidoglycan-binding domain-containing protein gives rise to the protein MLIHVVRAGETLWHIANRYAVPLQAIIQLNALSNPNQLIIGQSLVIPSAYTTHIVKKGDTLSTIAKQYNVSMQTIIHMNHLTNPDVLTPGTKLIIPPITHTVQAGETLSQIASHYGTTVQAIVEENSMTNPNMIFVGSQLVIPRAKPSIEVNAYTYQPPEEAVQSLHAIGHLLTFFSPFAYMIEEDGTLQPINDQAMIDAAQSQNILPMLTITNFTSTESGSNLAHIILSNEPLREKVVDNLLHVMQDKGYKVLNIDFENVLPTDREQYNQFLQLAVDRLHPQGYLVSTALAPKTRPSSAGSTYEAYDYEAHGKIVDFVVLMTYEWGYRLGPPQAISPINEMKKVVEYALTIIPANKIFLGFQIYARDWLVPHVKGQEAETFSPQEAITRAKQFSATIQYDRTTQSPFFRYVDKQGRNHEVWFEDARSAQAKFDLLKQYHLRGVSYWALGFPFPQNWALLENDFSIKK